The proteins below are encoded in one region of Rhizobacter sp.:
- a CDS encoding flagellin FliC produces MAMTISTNIFSLNAQRNTAATQSTLATSMQRLSSGLRVNSAKDDAAGLAIAERMNSQVRGMNVAMRNANDGISFAQTAEGALAKVGDALQRMRELAVQSANGTNNADDRDNLQAEFAQLNSEVDRIVSGAKFNDTALLDGSVATFTFQVGAGTDTTDTIDVDAVDLSATVTAVTALDISGADATGATAALDALDTAIIDVTTGRANMGAIQNRFDSVIANLQTSAENLSAARGRIMDADFAAETMNLSRAQILQQAGTAMISQANQLPQQVLSLLR; encoded by the coding sequence ATGGCAATGACCATCAGCACCAACATCTTCTCGCTGAACGCTCAGCGCAACACCGCCGCCACGCAAAGCACGCTGGCCACGTCCATGCAGCGCCTGTCTTCTGGCCTGCGTGTGAACAGCGCCAAGGACGACGCCGCCGGCCTCGCCATCGCCGAGCGCATGAACTCGCAAGTGCGCGGCATGAACGTCGCCATGCGCAACGCCAACGACGGCATCTCGTTTGCGCAAACCGCTGAAGGCGCGCTCGCCAAGGTCGGCGACGCTCTGCAGCGTATGCGTGAACTGGCTGTGCAGTCGGCCAACGGCACCAACAACGCCGACGACCGCGACAACCTGCAGGCCGAATTCGCGCAGCTCAACTCCGAAGTCGACCGTATCGTGAGCGGCGCCAAGTTCAACGACACCGCGCTGCTCGACGGCTCGGTTGCCACCTTCACCTTCCAGGTGGGTGCCGGCACCGACACGACGGACACCATCGACGTGGACGCCGTGGACCTGAGCGCCACCGTCACCGCGGTCACCGCGCTGGACATCTCCGGTGCCGACGCCACGGGTGCCACCGCCGCGCTCGACGCGCTGGACACGGCCATCATCGACGTGACGACCGGCCGCGCCAACATGGGTGCCATCCAGAACCGCTTCGACTCGGTGATCGCCAACCTGCAGACGTCTGCCGAGAACCTCTCTGCAGCCCGTGGCCGCATCATGGACGCCGACTTCGCGGCCGAAACGATGAACCTGTCGCGTGCCCAGATCCTGCAGCAGGCCGGCACCGCGATGATCTCGCAGGCCAACCAGCTGCCGCAGCAAGTCCTGTCCCTGCTCCGCTAA